A window of the Microvirga terrae genome harbors these coding sequences:
- the tsaB gene encoding tRNA (adenosine(37)-N6)-threonylcarbamoyltransferase complex dimerization subunit type 1 TsaB — MRVLAIDTALGACSACIVEAGQLVPLAAETIPMDRGHAEALMPLLDRLSAQVEGGFESLDRVAVTVGPGSYTGLRVGIAAARGIGLAAGIPVVGVATLSAFLAPLMVGDRRGLFTAAIDAKHGHIYIQAIAPGGRTIIPPGLMTYRDAIRLLGSGPILVAGSASAMLAAEARAQGVEAHINDIAGFPDIAWVARLGALADPNQALPKPLYLREPDAKPQDGARIARQ; from the coding sequence TTGCGCGTCCTTGCTATCGATACCGCCCTCGGCGCCTGCTCGGCCTGCATCGTGGAAGCCGGGCAACTTGTGCCGCTGGCCGCCGAGACCATCCCCATGGACCGCGGCCATGCCGAGGCCCTGATGCCGCTGCTCGACCGGCTCTCGGCCCAGGTCGAGGGCGGCTTCGAAAGCTTGGACCGGGTCGCCGTCACGGTCGGGCCCGGCAGCTATACGGGCCTTCGGGTCGGCATCGCGGCCGCCCGCGGCATCGGCTTGGCGGCCGGCATTCCCGTCGTGGGGGTCGCGACCCTGTCGGCCTTCCTGGCGCCCCTGATGGTGGGCGACCGGCGCGGGCTCTTCACCGCGGCGATCGACGCCAAGCACGGCCACATCTACATCCAGGCGATCGCCCCGGGCGGGCGTACGATCATCCCGCCGGGCCTCATGACCTACCGCGATGCGATCCGGCTGCTCGGATCCGGCCCGATCCTGGTCGCCGGTTCCGCATCGGCCATGCTGGCGGCCGAAGCCCGCGCCCAGGGAGTCGAGGCGCATATCAACGACATCGCGGGCTTTCCCGACATCGCCTGGGTGGCCCGCCTCGGCGCGCTGGCCGACCCGAACCAGGCCCTGCCCAAGCCCCTCTACCTGCGCGAGCCCGACGCCAAGCCGCAGGACGGGGCCCGTATCGCGAGACAGTGA
- a CDS encoding GNAT family N-acetyltransferase encodes MSILDRFIHPPAPRIEPVGTEAAARLAAIHASAFARGWSTLDFERLLGERGVVADGLFLGRTAKPVGFTLSRIVLDEAEIITVAIAAEARGKGHARPLLSRHLDELARRGVARVHLEVEDGNAPALAAYRRLGFRDIGRRDGYYQKADGTRVAALTMALDL; translated from the coding sequence ATGAGCATTCTCGACCGCTTCATCCATCCACCGGCCCCGCGCATCGAACCCGTCGGGACCGAGGCGGCCGCCCGTCTGGCGGCGATCCACGCCTCGGCCTTCGCCCGCGGCTGGAGCACGCTCGATTTCGAGCGCCTGCTCGGTGAGCGCGGAGTCGTGGCGGACGGCCTCTTCCTCGGGCGCACGGCCAAACCGGTGGGCTTCACCCTGTCGCGGATCGTGCTCGACGAGGCGGAGATCATCACGGTGGCGATCGCCGCGGAGGCGCGCGGCAAGGGCCACGCCCGCCCGCTCCTCTCCCGCCACCTCGACGAGCTCGCGCGCCGGGGCGTGGCCCGCGTGCATCTGGAGGTCGAGGACGGCAACGCGCCGGCCCTGGCCGCCTACCGTCGCCTGGGCTTTCGAGACATCGGACGGCGGGACGGCTATTATCAGAAGGCCGATGGAACGAGGGTGGCCGCGCTTACCATGGCCCTGGACCTATAG
- a CDS encoding Fur family transcriptional regulator — MVTRNSTSAKTRRSDAIERACRDKGLRMTGQRRIIAQILDSAADHPDVVELHRRAAEVDDRISLSTVYRTVKLFETEGILERLDFRDGRSRYEQAAREHHDHLINLETGDVIEFRSEEIEALQNEIAKRLGYRVVYHRLELYAVPLDKDDA, encoded by the coding sequence TTGGTCACACGCAACAGCACATCCGCCAAAACGCGCCGGTCGGACGCCATCGAGCGTGCCTGCCGCGACAAGGGCCTGCGGATGACCGGCCAGCGCCGGATCATCGCGCAGATCCTCGATTCGGCCGCCGACCACCCGGACGTGGTGGAGCTGCACCGGCGCGCCGCCGAGGTGGACGACCGCATCTCCCTGTCCACGGTCTACCGTACGGTGAAACTCTTCGAGACGGAGGGCATTCTCGAGCGGCTCGATTTCCGCGACGGACGCTCGCGCTACGAGCAGGCCGCGCGGGAGCACCACGATCACCTCATCAATCTCGAGACCGGCGACGTGATCGAGTTCCGCTCGGAGGAGATCGAGGCGCTGCAGAACGAGATCGCCAAGCGGCTCGGCTACAGGGTCGTCTATCACCGGCTCGAGCTCTATGCGGTGCCGCTCGACAAGGACGATGCGTGA